Below is a genomic region from Zea mays cultivar B73 chromosome 9, Zm-B73-REFERENCE-NAM-5.0, whole genome shotgun sequence.
ctctaattcgctctgttctctgtAGAAACAAATTTCGCAGGAACATTTTTATTCCGGGAAATAAATTAGCGCAGCCCAATTACatgttttgggccagcccaacccagcccaataggcccactaggaaaccctaaccctaggactTGTCTATAAATAGAAGGACCCCTCACTTGCACTTGGCTTTTATTCACctacccccctagccgccaccttcttcttcttttttctccATGTCTTCTTCTTCCACACGGCGTGCAGCAGGGAGCTCAACTCCACCTCCCTGCGTGCTCTCTGCTCCTTGCTCCATGGCGCTCGGCAGCAGGACTGCTCCATGGGCGTCACCTCTCACCTTCTTCCTCCCTTCCTCCCCACGGCTGCAGCTCTCCCACTGCTCCCTCACGCCAGCAGCAGGGAGCCCAGCTCCTCCTAGCCATTTGCTCGACGCTAATGTAGCAGGACGCACGGAGCCCTCCATGGCGTCTCCTTCCCTGGCCGCGTCCAAGGCCGACAGCCAGCCTCCCCTTCCCTGCTCTTGCCGTGGCGAGCTCCCTTCCTCCAAGCGCTCGGCTGCAGTGACCTCCCCTGGCCTGAGCTCGAACAGCCGGTCTTCTTCCCCAACGCCGGCCTCCATGGATGCACGGCTCCCACTCCCATGGCGCCCCTGCTTTTCCCTGTCCGGCCAGGAAAACGCCCTTCCCTGTTTTCCTCTTCCCAGCACGCCAAAGCACCCTGCTGTTTCTTGCGCCCTATTTTTTTCCATGGACAGCAGCAGGAGCAATGCCGCCCAGGCCCCTGCTCCTCCCCTCTTCCCCACAAAACAGCAGCCGCAGCGAGCCGCCGTCGTCCATGGCGAGCAGCCTCTCCCCTCGTCGCGTGACATCACTCTCGTGCTCGCTGCGCAGCCCATTCACGACGCCGTCAAAACCCATGGTGAGATTCCTCGCTGCCCTTACTGCTATCATTTTTTGTGCGCGGTAAAACTGTTGAACCACTGAGTGATGTTAATCGCAGCTAGACGTTGCCGCGGAGCCACGCGCGATGCCTGTTTCGGTGAAGCCCCTAAACCGTGGACGCATGTGCAACCCGAATCCGAGTTTGACAGGTCGATAGATTTATGATTTACAATTGATGTGTTTCGATTGATGTCATGCATACAAATATGGTGTATATTGAAGTTGAagatgtgtggctgcgatagTTATTTTGTACGTCATAGGAATTGGTCGCGGTTGTATTAATTGATTGTTAAAATGCTTCGTCATAAAATATTGTGTTCGCGCGGCAAATTTAAATAAAGCCTAAAGCATGCTCGGTGACTTCCGtagtcggctaatgagttagtctaAGATAATTATATTTTATGTATTTATCGTTGGTGTAGGTTAGAGTAGATTGAAAATATAAGTTATGCAACATGTTGTTGTTTGAAGATGAGATGTGCAAATAATCAGTTTGGTGGTTCACTCGTCTAGTCGATAGTTGTTATAAATATTTGCGCTAAAAATTGGTCATAAGAGTGCAGTGGGCATGTGGTGTTGGTTGGATGTGATAAGTAGATTACAAGTGTGGGTTTGTCGAAGCACCGTGATGTCGAACGTGTATATCGAAGTGCATTGTAGTGGTAATTGCGTTAAGTTAATcggtagtgtctcgagtgcacgccacaatatggttgtatgcgagacatagTAAAATAAGGTGTGCTCGATGGGGATGTTCAGTCGTTGTAGGTGGAAATTGTCTTTGCttaaatagagaggtggtgacatgccaaagtagtcatcgcttcctctatgtttatatgtcgagtcaaaatgcggggtactagtggtacgctaggcggtgtccaaataaattaaccgGTCGATGTGGTAGTGGTTGTGCGTGATTTATTGTTAGTGAGTAGTTGGAATTCCGAGCTATATGAGGATTATGTTAAAAACTAGTAGGCGGCGTGTAACTGCGTTCGTATGGTGAATAATAGGTCGGTAGGTATTGTTGATGCCAGTAGCAAAtgtagtcttatggagttttacgccATGTGTAAATGCCTCCACGATAGATCCCAAAAATGTGCTATTTAGGTGACTTGTGTGTTAACTAATTCAAGTTGAGCAATGGTTGAGAAACACTGATCAATCGGCTCCAACCCATGTTCTTGAGTtacgatgtctaaaatggttcgctaggtcttctactgtgattagccaactcatgttaaataggagtcaatttcgttaagtgtttgttatatatGTGTTGTTTCGGATTGCGATGATaagaggcaagccgacgtgtaggatGTATAGCGGCCTATGTTGTTGTGCTAGTTAGCCGAATTAATAGATGACTTGGTTAAGCTCGTAGTCACGATGATTTGCTTATTGTAGTCTAAATGTGTATGTttatggtcgcggatgaaaagtagtagtgctcatgtgatgtctaatttaaaacgcaaATTGTTGAGTGATTGTCGtgaagaatgcgttgttaattggttgtagtaattttagtgcactaaatgacttgaataaaatttgcaagtcaAATTATTGGTTCTAATTTGATTGTCTTAACTCGAACAAATAGTAAAGcgttagagtaattcaagtctctcgaacgcggcggttcttgaattatatatgagctgaaatttattgattgctgttttgggctgcacgtactgttttcggtgtgctgtatgtttgatgaactaacttgtgttttctgtagatatgtgctatagaaaggtagtagataactttattatcttgctggtgttaaaatttgacagccataggtctgaccgtttaggagttgtgctttttacaaattcagtaactgaatctgtccaaattctgtacagatttcagaaactgcattgtttgctcaatttaattttgccacctgttcatggtcgttataagaaagttgtagatgcttttctcatcttgtttgtgttaaaatttcataaccataggcctgacggtttaagagttatgaattttacaaaacgGTTGTTGTGTtgtgtccactgtcagaacagatttcaaaaactgaattatttgatttggttaaacatagaatcacttcttagtgattataaaagttatgtagttctTTTGCTTAGCTTTCCAAAacatcttggatcactctttttggtgatctgaagattaagttgtgGATgcttaaagtgtgaagactgaatctgtctatttctggacagcacaaccttcatagtgtattttatcCTTGATACATACTAAACTAGCcagtgatgtttataaataaattgtagaacatttaattatctttccagaaagtctagaatcactttgtttggacgtctgaatcttcagttgtgaattgttgaagttgcaagtctgaatctgtccaaacctGGACAGATCTCTTGTGTTAGCAAttttaac
It encodes:
- the LOC118473441 gene encoding protein PRRC2C-like; translation: MSSSSTRRAAGSSTPPPCVLSAPCSMALGSRTAPWASPLTFFLPSSPRLQLSHCSLTPAAGSPAPPSHLLDANVAGRTEPSMASPSLAASKADSQPPLPCSCRGELPSSKRSAAVTSPGLSSNSRSSSPTPASMDARLPLPWRPCFSLSGQENALPCFPLPSTPKHPAVSCALFFSMDSSRSNAAQAPAPPLFPTKQQPQRAAVVHGEQPLPSSRDITLVLAAQPIHDAVKTHARRCRGATRDACFGEAPKPWTHVQPESEFDRSIDL